In one Lycium barbarum isolate Lr01 chromosome 7, ASM1917538v2, whole genome shotgun sequence genomic region, the following are encoded:
- the LOC132602112 gene encoding sister chromatid cohesion protein PDS5 homolog C-like — MAQVGEASNQGHESEGIDTMINITGESDQFVNGASKSQVKYDPMHKVDNVVVDTDTILKESENGNALNQQRSTNSRTTLPPENVGFVNAPKKEVDPEATQASKKRRWKPNSLNKPEEGYDYDWLSGERRSKGRILFKACWKNTKKRSSCSPKCEISKKNVSARYRDKRPWSSVEESGAEALGSVSISEQSNFPKTSKEKRKRKNSPSQEEDSADKVGEELVGCRVRVWWPLDQVFYEGHITLFDHSEKKHKVIYEDGDQEMLNLTKERWELVEDDNASVPALNVDDDVPVLTPVTESKQIVCSRAKLCRKIWQGKEPDDPTPPLTMTMQQNLTPKGVHQNKGINVEASESGLEGNPTPIKVSPEDGDVCSEVADVHGYKVKVSSAPILAAIFAKYGDITVNCRYKSPIVRASLLDVVSDVVRRLKTSDVNSSSIEAMKTVVSDVADTKLDVTWLQQYLDEIFEEEDMEEKYSYLMALSETTMLVSTAAKKDLVERNREVLAAEKRLKKAERRLQEAKSQAGDAERSVNVFDVLGKKVQQDIKETKDQARYWRSRLNELQ, encoded by the exons ATGGCTCAAGTAGGTGAAGCTTCCAATCAGGGCCATGAATCTGAAGGCATTGATACGATGATTAACATTACA GGGGAAAGTGATCAATTTGTGAATGGAGCATCAAAATCACAGGTGAAATATGATCCCATGCATAAGGTCGACAACGTCGTTGTAGATACGGATACAATTTTAAAAGAATCAGAAAATGGAAATGCACTGAATCAACAGAGAAGTACAAATTCAAGGACCACTTTGCCACCTGAAAACGTCGGTTTCGTAAATGCACCAAAAAAAGAAGTAGATCCAGAAGCTACTCAAGCTTCAAAGAAAAGACGTTGGAAACCTAATTCTTTGAATAAACCAGAGGAAGggtatgattatgattggttaaGTGGAGAAAGGAGATCAAAAGGTCGTATTCTCTTCAAGGCTTGTTGGAAAAATACTAAAAAGAGAAGTAGTTGTTCACCTAAATGTGAAATCTCCAAGAAAAACGTATCAGCCAGATATCGTGATAAAAGACCGTGGTCATCAGTTGAAGAATCAGGAGCTGAG GCATTGGGTTCTGTCTCTATCAGCGAGCAAAGCAACTTCCCCAAAACCTCTAAAGAGAAACGTAAAAGGAAGAACTCGCCATCACAAGAAGAG GATTCTGCGGATAAGGTCGGCGAGGAGCTGGTTGGCTGCAGAGTAAGGGTTTGGTGGCCACTTGATCAAGT GTTCTATGAAGGACATATCACTTTATTTGACCATTCAGAGAAGAAGCACAAG GTGATCTACGAAGATGGCGATCAAGAAATGCTAAATCTTACAAAGGAACGCTGGGAACTAGTTGAAGATGACAATGCATCAGTTCCT GCTTTGAATGTTGATGATGATGTGCCGGTGCTAACTCCTGTTACTGAAAGCAAGCAGATCGTTTGCAGCAGAGCAAAGTTATGTAGG AAAATTTGGCAGGGGAAAGAACCTGACGATCCGACTCCTCCTTTAACAAT GACCATGCAGCAAAATTTAACTCCAAAAGGAGTGCACCAAAATAAAGGGATCAATGTTGAAGCTTCAGAATCTGGCCTAGAGGGAAATCCAACACCTATAAAGGTGTCCCCTGAAGATGGTGATGTATGCAGTGAAGTGGCGGATGTGCATGGCTATAAAGTAAAAGTGAGCAGTGCTCCTATACTTGCTGCTATTTTTGCCAAGTATGGTGATATTACAGTCAACTGTCGCTATAAATCACCTATTGTCAGAGCTTCCCTTCTTGATGTGGTTAGTGATGTTGTCAGGAGGCTGAAAACTAGTGATGTTAATTCTTCTTCCATTGAAGCTATGAAAACTGTAGTATCTGATGTTGCGGATACCAAGCTTGATGTAACTTGGCTGCAACAGTATCTGGATGAGATTTTTGAAGAGGAAGATATGGAGGAAAAATATTCCTATTTAATGGCGTTAAGCGAGACTACCATGCTTGTCTCTACAGCAGCTAAAAAGGACTTGGTAGAAAGAAATAGAGAGGTATTAGCAGCAGAGAAACGGCTCAAAAAGGCTGAAAGGCGCTTGCAAGAGGCCAAAAGCCAAGCAGGAGATGCAGAAAGGTCTGTCAACGTATTTGACGTACTAGGTAAAAAAGTTCAGCAGGACATCAAGGAGACTAAGGATCAAGCACGATATTGGCGGAGTAGGTTGAATGAGCTTCAGTAG